One Cryomorphaceae bacterium DNA segment encodes these proteins:
- a CDS encoding GIY-YIG nuclease family protein — METWFVYVLYSEKFGRYYTGMAQNPDRRLKEHNKGKTKSTKAFRPWEIIHKEQLNSRPEARQREKFLKSGVGREYIKGLRSLTGYLPAGRQGAPK; from the coding sequence ATGGAAACCTGGTTTGTTTACGTTCTTTACAGCGAAAAATTCGGTCGCTATTATACTGGAATGGCGCAGAATCCCGATCGGAGGCTTAAAGAGCATAACAAAGGGAAAACCAAATCGACAAAAGCTTTTAGACCTTGGGAGATTATTCACAAGGAACAACTAAATTCGCGACCAGAAGCCAGGCAAAGAGAAAAATTTCTCAAGTCCGGGGTTGGAAGAGAATACATAAAGGGGCTCCGTAGCTTAACTGGATACCTGCCTGCCGGCAGGCAGGGAGCACCCAAATGA
- a CDS encoding glycosyltransferase family 2 protein, which produces MGKKTWRALRLTRLSEKPKPYMSEPFFSIIIPTYNRASFITKTIESALNQNQDSFEVVVVDDGSTDETQEILGGLADKRLRCVFQENKERGAARNRGVRESRGRYVYFLDSDDLLFTNHLSEAYKTLSNEEAEFYFQPYSMHDEKSGKRKDIKMPSGDPGEFLVRHGNFISCHGVFLRRDIALKHPFVEDRAMAGSEDYELWLRLAARYKLHLGKTVTSALIDHQDRSVFNFDPKKLIDRKTLFLERTMADEKIREKWESFFSWLKSGAYSYIALHLPRGKRFNRLRSQYLWKAVLSRPAFIFSKRNIVIIRQLLIGR; this is translated from the coding sequence ATGGGCAAAAAGACGTGGAGAGCTTTGCGCTTGACACGTTTATCCGAAAAACCGAAGCCTTATATGTCTGAGCCCTTTTTCTCCATCATTATCCCAACGTACAATCGTGCATCTTTCATAACGAAGACCATTGAATCAGCTTTGAATCAAAACCAAGACTCTTTTGAAGTAGTGGTAGTTGACGATGGGAGTACTGACGAAACGCAGGAAATCCTTGGTGGCCTTGCCGATAAACGGCTTCGCTGCGTTTTTCAGGAAAACAAAGAAAGAGGGGCTGCCCGAAACAGAGGAGTGCGCGAATCAAGAGGCCGTTATGTTTACTTTCTGGACTCAGATGACTTACTCTTTACCAATCATTTAAGCGAAGCATACAAAACCCTGTCGAATGAGGAAGCAGAGTTTTACTTTCAGCCTTATAGTATGCATGATGAAAAGAGCGGAAAACGAAAAGATATTAAAATGCCATCTGGCGACCCCGGTGAATTTCTGGTGCGCCACGGTAATTTCATAAGCTGCCACGGGGTTTTTTTGAGACGTGATATTGCGCTAAAACATCCATTTGTAGAAGACAGGGCCATGGCCGGAAGCGAAGATTATGAACTATGGCTGCGGCTTGCTGCACGCTACAAGCTGCATTTGGGCAAAACTGTTACTTCTGCACTGATTGACCACCAAGACAGAAGCGTATTTAACTTCGATCCTAAAAAACTGATTGACCGCAAAACATTGTTTCTCGAGCGAACAATGGCAGATGAAAAGATTCGCGAAAAATGGGAAAGTTTTTTCTCCTGGTTAAAATCAGGTGCGTACTCCTACATCGCTCTTCATCTACCCCGGGGAAAACGCTTTAATCGGTTGCGTTCTCAATACCTCTGGAAGGCTGTACTTTCTCGTCCTGCTTTTATCTTCAGCAAGCGAAACATTGTGATTATCCGGCAACTGCTGATCGGGCGCTGA
- a CDS encoding glycosyltransferase: MLLLSRHATLPLNALPRISIITPSFNQGEFLEQTIDSVLSQNYPNLEYMIIDGGSTDQSVDIIRKYEKHLHYWVSEPDKGQSDAINKGFRHATGQVINWLNSDDYYEHGALRIVGERFRNPETNVFGGVSVIFNSEGELYRSRGTDLYPGNLAKTIGLARIDQPETFFRKKCLEKMGPLNTSFHYLMDRDLWIRYLFAFGLSGIERDNTLLVHFRLHSESKTVSQQKSFKQEHINYYYTLCTLCGLTEQAALIKKLWPCEILPLDYHPDQSITEKALPYFFARMADECYQNNDRLRTREILNHITLDELDDQYRALVQKLSFRNQYIPLWLLRALRSLG, translated from the coding sequence ATTTTGTTACTTAGCCGGCACGCTACATTGCCATTGAACGCACTACCTCGAATATCCATCATTACCCCGAGTTTCAATCAGGGAGAGTTTCTGGAGCAAACCATTGATTCGGTGCTAAGCCAGAACTACCCAAACCTCGAATACATGATTATAGACGGTGGCAGCACCGATCAATCTGTAGATATAATCCGCAAGTACGAAAAACATCTGCATTACTGGGTAAGTGAACCGGACAAGGGTCAGAGTGATGCCATCAACAAGGGTTTCAGGCATGCCACAGGACAGGTCATAAACTGGCTTAATTCAGACGACTACTATGAACATGGCGCACTCCGGATTGTAGGAGAACGATTTCGAAATCCGGAAACCAATGTGTTCGGAGGGGTGAGTGTTATCTTCAATAGTGAAGGTGAACTTTACAGATCGCGAGGCACAGATCTGTACCCCGGAAATTTGGCAAAAACCATCGGTTTGGCCCGGATAGACCAACCGGAAACATTTTTCCGGAAAAAGTGCCTCGAAAAAATGGGCCCATTGAACACTTCATTCCATTATTTGATGGACCGCGACCTGTGGATACGTTACCTGTTTGCCTTTGGCCTCAGCGGAATTGAGCGAGACAACACCCTGCTGGTTCATTTTCGTTTGCACAGCGAATCCAAAACCGTTTCGCAGCAAAAATCATTTAAGCAAGAGCACATCAATTATTACTACACGCTATGCACGCTGTGCGGCTTAACCGAACAGGCTGCACTTATTAAAAAACTGTGGCCGTGTGAGATTCTGCCTCTGGATTATCATCCCGATCAATCCATCACCGAAAAAGCCCTTCCGTATTTCTTTGCGCGAATGGCCGACGAATGCTACCAAAACAATGACAGATTGCGTACCCGAGAAATCCTCAATCACATAACACTCGACGAGCTGGACGACCAATACAGGGCACTGGTGCAAAAACTTTCTTTCCGAAACCAATACATACCTTTGTGGCTTTTACGCGCACTCCGAAGCCTTGGTTAG
- a CDS encoding GIY-YIG nuclease family protein, translated as METWFVYVLYSEKFGRYYTGMAQNPDRRLKEHNKGKTKSTKAFRPWEIIHKEQLNSRPEARQREKFLKSGVGREYIKGLRSLTG; from the coding sequence ATGGAAACCTGGTTTGTTTACGTTCTTTACAGCGAAAAATTCGGTCGCTATTATACTGGAATGGCGCAGAATCCCGATCGGAGGCTTAAAGAGCATAACAAAGGGAAAACCAAATCGACAAAAGCTTTTAGACCTTGGGAGATTATTCACAAGGAACAACTAAATTCGCGACCAGAAGCCAGGCAAAGAGAAAAATTTCTCAAGTCCGGGGTTGGAAGAGAATACATAAAGGGGCTCCGTAGCTTAACTGGATAG
- the rlmH gene encoding 23S rRNA (pseudouridine(1915)-N(3))-methyltransferase RlmH, which translates to MIIRLVCIGKTTQSYLKEGIGQYVKRLSHYARFEYVELADVKVSKGMSEEEVKSREAAELMKHCRDGSYVILFDEGGKTMDSVAFATHLEKRFHSVSKDMVFMIGGPYGFHGQIYARADEKIALSAMTFSHQMVRLIAVEQIYRAMTILRNEPYHHV; encoded by the coding sequence ATGATTATACGTTTGGTGTGCATCGGCAAAACGACACAGTCTTACCTGAAAGAGGGAATTGGGCAATACGTGAAACGGCTTTCTCACTATGCCAGATTTGAGTACGTGGAACTGGCGGATGTTAAGGTGTCAAAAGGGATGAGTGAAGAGGAGGTGAAGAGTCGTGAAGCTGCCGAATTGATGAAACATTGCCGCGATGGCAGTTATGTGATTTTGTTTGATGAAGGAGGGAAGACCATGGACTCGGTTGCCTTTGCCACACACCTGGAAAAGCGATTTCATTCGGTGTCAAAAGACATGGTTTTTATGATTGGTGGCCCCTACGGCTTTCACGGGCAGATTTATGCGCGCGCTGATGAGAAAATTGCCCTTTCAGCGATGACTTTTTCGCATCAGATGGTACGGTTGATAGCTGTAGAGCAAATTTACCGAGCGATGACTATTCTGCGCAATGAGCCATACCATCATGTATGA
- a CDS encoding glycosyltransferase family 1 protein yields the protein MKVLFVIPSITNFFTFLEDLVNHLIDEGNEVLLATSTHHISDISCYERPLRCTLYDIDFPRGFEPLKHLKAASKLNQVVQETKPDMVNVHFSAAVFTAALAKKSNWPVTIGTFHGLSFPIVTGWQKLVIGMAERWAASRMDVTYVLTEDDREVLAGRIKGSDVRTFRSYGLGCNLNTFDKQAIPESESLALREQLGIEKNDFVFIFIGRQVHFKGFDKIVKAFMNLYKGQQDLKLILVGAKDHIHSNNLTEDQEATMSSCPGVISVGWQENVNEYLNISDVNVFPSIREGLPVNLMESLAMGVPVITVNTRGCRDVVIHEIDGIVLEENSVEALSNAMLQLYQNRENLQRYARNALRARFRFDRTNFIEEQFEIFTELTGKQARISERTHT from the coding sequence ATGAAAGTCTTATTCGTTATTCCTTCTATCACCAATTTCTTCACCTTTCTGGAAGATTTGGTGAACCATTTGATTGATGAGGGAAACGAAGTGCTTTTAGCCACGAGTACTCATCATATCAGCGACATAAGCTGTTATGAACGACCTTTGCGCTGTACCCTTTACGACATTGACTTTCCGCGTGGGTTTGAACCACTCAAGCATCTCAAAGCCGCATCAAAACTTAATCAGGTGGTTCAGGAAACGAAGCCCGACATGGTAAATGTGCATTTTTCTGCCGCCGTATTTACAGCAGCTTTGGCTAAGAAGAGCAATTGGCCTGTTACGATAGGAACATTTCACGGTTTGTCTTTTCCCATTGTTACAGGTTGGCAAAAACTGGTTATCGGGATGGCTGAGCGCTGGGCTGCAAGCCGCATGGATGTTACCTACGTTCTTACCGAAGACGACCGGGAAGTTCTTGCCGGCAGAATCAAAGGTAGCGATGTGCGAACCTTTCGTTCCTATGGACTTGGGTGCAACCTCAATACCTTTGACAAACAAGCCATTCCGGAAAGTGAATCTTTAGCACTCCGAGAGCAACTTGGCATCGAAAAAAACGACTTTGTATTCATTTTTATCGGGCGGCAGGTGCATTTCAAGGGCTTCGACAAGATTGTAAAAGCATTCATGAACCTATACAAGGGCCAGCAAGACCTCAAGCTCATCCTCGTGGGTGCCAAAGACCACATTCACTCCAATAACCTTACTGAAGACCAGGAAGCTACCATGAGCAGCTGCCCCGGAGTCATCTCCGTAGGTTGGCAGGAAAACGTAAATGAGTACCTCAACATTTCGGATGTGAATGTTTTTCCGAGTATTCGTGAAGGGTTGCCGGTAAACCTGATGGAATCGCTGGCTATGGGTGTGCCTGTAATTACGGTAAATACGCGTGGTTGCCGTGATGTGGTTATCCACGAAATTGACGGAATCGTGCTGGAAGAAAACAGTGTGGAAGCACTTTCAAATGCCATGTTGCAGCTCTACCAGAACCGCGAAAACCTGCAACGATATGCCCGTAACGCATTGCGCGCAAGATTTCGTTTCGACCGCACAAATTTTATTGAAGAACAATTCGAAATATTCACGGAACTCACCGGCAAACAAGCGCGAATCAGCGAAAGAACTCATACATGA
- a CDS encoding glycosyltransferase, translated as MRVLLLAPYPHAVAPNQRFRFEQYLDYLQSNDIQVDYTPFWSIAAWKIIYEPGHMLRKMLALLGGIVKRFALLGKLNRYEYIWIHREVLPIGPPVLEFIMARWFGKKLIYDFDDAIWVENSSKANRWVVRFFKFHSKVGKICGYSHLVSGGNHFLADYARQFQKHVVVIPTTIDTKHHHNQIKEVCENESLVIGWTGTHSTLIQLRQVEKALAELQRHCNAVLHVICNEDPLLKNVNYRYIPWKKETEIDDLLAFDIGIMPLRNTDWERGKCGFKALQYMALGIPVVASAVGANKDIINHEKNGLLLPDNQPEKWVPALLRLIEDTQLRERLGAAGRQRVIEQYAVESNKERYLRLFKDER; from the coding sequence ATGAGGGTGTTGCTCCTTGCCCCCTACCCTCATGCCGTAGCCCCCAACCAGCGCTTCAGGTTTGAACAATATCTCGACTACCTTCAATCCAATGATATTCAAGTTGATTACACTCCTTTTTGGTCCATAGCCGCCTGGAAAATCATCTATGAACCCGGCCATATGCTCCGAAAAATGCTTGCCCTGCTTGGCGGAATTGTCAAGCGTTTCGCTTTACTTGGCAAGCTCAACAGGTATGAATACATCTGGATTCATCGCGAAGTCCTGCCCATCGGACCCCCTGTGTTGGAATTCATCATGGCGCGCTGGTTTGGCAAAAAACTCATTTACGACTTTGACGATGCAATCTGGGTTGAGAACAGCTCCAAAGCCAACCGTTGGGTTGTGCGTTTTTTTAAGTTTCACAGCAAAGTAGGAAAGATATGCGGCTACAGCCATCTGGTTTCCGGGGGCAATCATTTTCTGGCCGATTATGCGAGACAGTTTCAAAAACACGTGGTAGTCATTCCAACTACCATTGACACCAAGCACCATCACAACCAAATTAAAGAGGTTTGCGAAAACGAGTCACTTGTGATCGGATGGACAGGTACACACTCTACCCTCATTCAGTTAAGGCAGGTTGAAAAAGCACTTGCGGAGCTTCAAAGACACTGTAATGCTGTTTTACATGTGATATGCAACGAAGACCCGCTCCTTAAAAACGTAAACTACCGCTACATCCCCTGGAAAAAAGAAACCGAAATTGATGACCTTCTGGCCTTTGATATTGGAATCATGCCGCTCAGAAACACCGACTGGGAAAGAGGAAAATGTGGATTTAAGGCACTTCAGTATATGGCGTTAGGCATTCCGGTGGTGGCTTCTGCCGTTGGAGCCAACAAGGACATCATCAACCACGAAAAAAACGGACTACTCCTTCCCGACAATCAGCCAGAAAAATGGGTTCCGGCACTGTTGCGCCTGATAGAAGACACTCAATTGCGCGAACGCCTTGGCGCAGCAGGCCGTCAAAGGGTTATTGAGCAATACGCGGTAGAATCCAACAAAGAGCGCTATCTTCGTCTTTTCAAAGATGAGCGCTAA
- a CDS encoding glycosyltransferase, whose amino-acid sequence MTAAVIIPTYNGAGRITRTLQALSEQSHLDFELIVVNDGSTDETVQVITAMEMFPKPIVISQTNKGRAGARNAGLRSTSAELLIFFDDDMVPEKDAVLKHMVHHEAYPMTALTAIQQANPAEANTDFLQFTAFRNEQWMKRLGKELKLMNASNLFFTSAHCSMPAKLLHAVGGFDESMTDAEDFELATRILESGYHVYFSPEIRAWHEDGLTMEKYILRQRQYLAAWKSLAAKKPHLIRNYNRFSLRSPKGIKKMFFKALAQPQLVSAVDNEQLRFLPKKLRYQLYEYIIASLGRYNSNTELITNAR is encoded by the coding sequence ATGACCGCAGCTGTTATCATTCCAACCTACAACGGCGCCGGGCGGATCACCCGCACGTTACAAGCACTCTCAGAACAAAGCCATCTCGATTTTGAGTTGATTGTAGTTAATGATGGCTCAACTGACGAAACGGTGCAAGTGATAACGGCCATGGAAATGTTTCCCAAACCCATTGTCATTTCGCAGACCAATAAAGGACGTGCCGGAGCCCGAAACGCGGGACTTCGATCAACCAGCGCAGAACTGCTCATTTTCTTTGACGACGACATGGTGCCTGAAAAAGATGCCGTGTTGAAGCACATGGTACACCATGAAGCTTATCCAATGACCGCCCTAACCGCCATACAGCAGGCCAACCCGGCAGAGGCAAATACCGACTTTTTACAATTTACGGCTTTCCGAAATGAGCAATGGATGAAACGCTTAGGCAAAGAGCTTAAGCTCATGAATGCATCCAACCTATTCTTTACAAGCGCTCATTGCAGCATGCCGGCGAAATTACTGCATGCCGTGGGCGGTTTTGACGAAAGCATGACCGACGCCGAAGACTTTGAGCTTGCCACGCGTATCCTGGAATCCGGCTATCATGTTTACTTTTCGCCTGAAATCCGCGCATGGCACGAGGACGGGTTGACAATGGAAAAATACATCCTTCGTCAGCGTCAATACCTTGCAGCCTGGAAGAGTTTGGCCGCAAAAAAACCACATCTCATTCGTAATTACAATCGTTTCTCACTTCGCTCACCAAAAGGAATCAAAAAGATGTTTTTCAAGGCTCTGGCACAGCCTCAACTTGTTAGCGCCGTAGATAACGAACAACTCCGCTTTCTTCCGAAAAAGCTTCGATACCAACTGTACGAATACATCATAGCATCTCTGGGCAGATATAACTCCAACACCGAACTCATCACAAATGCCCGTTAA
- a CDS encoding glycosyltransferase, with translation MRVLYLSYDGLTDALGQSQILPYLRGLANRGHHIDIISFEKPERYTAQGKEVMADCQKHGIGYYPITYTKNPPVLSTLFDIRRMKKKAQSLHRENPYQWVHCRSYISAIVGQWMQSKFGVKFLFDMRGFYADERVDGNIWPQSNPIYRSVYSYFKRKERDFLTRADHVISLTHKAKTIIESWNVVSSPDKISVIPCCVDSNHFQQSTTGRQKVRNALGIDNDTLLIGYVGSTGTWYLLKEMLLFFKEVTKLHPTAKLYFITLDNPSPILEKARQVGLRNDQLHIAPAERSDLPAHLSALDLSMFFIKPVFSKAASSPTKHGELMSVGIPVICNAGVGDTDEIVQSYGAGYCLYDFSPPSMKEAAKAVSRLLKSDVSPIIEGAKTYFSLEKGVDQLHHIYESANKPTSPTPL, from the coding sequence ATGCGTGTACTTTATTTGTCATACGACGGTCTCACAGATGCCCTCGGGCAGTCTCAAATCCTTCCCTATTTGCGAGGGTTGGCTAATCGCGGACACCACATTGACATCATCTCATTCGAAAAGCCAGAGAGGTACACCGCTCAGGGTAAAGAAGTAATGGCCGACTGCCAAAAACACGGCATTGGTTATTACCCGATTACTTACACGAAGAATCCGCCCGTGTTGTCAACACTTTTTGACATCCGCCGAATGAAAAAGAAGGCTCAATCACTGCATCGCGAAAACCCTTACCAATGGGTTCATTGCCGAAGCTATATCAGCGCCATTGTGGGCCAGTGGATGCAAAGCAAATTCGGGGTAAAATTTCTGTTCGATATGCGGGGCTTTTATGCCGATGAGCGTGTAGACGGTAACATCTGGCCTCAGTCAAACCCAATATATCGCTCGGTATATAGCTACTTTAAACGCAAGGAACGCGATTTTCTGACCAGAGCAGATCACGTGATATCGCTTACGCACAAGGCCAAAACCATCATAGAGAGCTGGAATGTTGTATCCTCTCCGGATAAAATAAGCGTCATTCCCTGCTGTGTGGATTCAAATCATTTTCAACAAAGTACAACTGGAAGACAGAAGGTTCGCAATGCTCTCGGAATTGACAATGACACCCTGCTGATTGGGTATGTGGGCTCCACCGGAACATGGTACCTGCTGAAAGAAATGCTCTTGTTTTTCAAAGAGGTAACCAAATTGCACCCAACTGCAAAACTGTATTTCATCACGCTCGACAACCCCTCACCCATTCTGGAAAAAGCCAGGCAAGTCGGTCTGCGAAATGACCAATTGCATATTGCCCCGGCAGAGCGTAGTGACTTACCCGCACATTTATCAGCGCTCGACCTCAGTATGTTCTTCATCAAACCCGTCTTTTCAAAAGCTGCCTCCTCTCCTACCAAGCACGGTGAGCTTATGAGCGTGGGTATTCCCGTGATTTGTAACGCAGGTGTGGGAGACACCGATGAGATTGTTCAGAGCTACGGGGCCGGATATTGCCTGTATGATTTCTCTCCACCGTCAATGAAAGAAGCGGCCAAAGCCGTGAGTCGACTTCTTAAATCTGATGTTTCGCCCATCATTGAGGGCGCCAAAACGTATTTTTCGCTCGAAAAAGGAGTTGATCAACTCCACCACATCTATGAGTCTGCAAACAAGCCAACATCTCCCACGCCATTGTGA
- a CDS encoding non-canonical purine NTP diphosphatase produces MRKLVFATHNAHKLREVQDLLAGKYELLSLTDIGCHDEIPETADTLEGNALIKARFVQEHYGYDVFADDTGLEVDALGGAPGVFSARYAGPQKRSEDNIEKLLSELEGKSNRKARFRTSIALILENEEWLFDGIVEGQITTEPSGLGGFGYDPVFHPEGYSMTFAEMSSENKNQISHRGRAVRKLVEFLNARKKSLEKRDEHR; encoded by the coding sequence ATGAGAAAACTGGTTTTTGCTACCCATAACGCGCATAAATTAAGGGAGGTGCAGGATTTGCTTGCAGGTAAATATGAACTGCTGAGCTTAACCGACATCGGGTGCCATGATGAAATTCCGGAAACAGCCGATACCCTCGAAGGCAATGCCCTTATCAAAGCGCGCTTTGTGCAAGAACATTACGGATACGATGTGTTTGCAGATGACACCGGTTTGGAGGTGGATGCACTGGGAGGTGCCCCGGGTGTTTTCTCAGCGCGCTACGCCGGGCCTCAAAAAAGGTCGGAAGACAATATCGAAAAACTGCTGTCCGAGCTGGAAGGAAAAAGCAACAGAAAAGCGAGGTTCAGAACCTCCATTGCGCTCATTCTGGAAAATGAGGAATGGCTGTTTGACGGTATTGTGGAAGGGCAAATAACCACGGAGCCTTCGGGATTGGGAGGTTTTGGTTACGATCCTGTTTTTCACCCGGAGGGTTACTCGATGACTTTCGCAGAGATGAGCAGCGAGAATAAGAACCAAATCTCGCATAGAGGTAGAGCGGTGCGGAAGCTGGTGGAGTTTTTGAATGCTCGAAAGAAGTCGCTGGAGAAACGCGATGAACATCGTTGA
- a CDS encoding glycosyltransferase, with the protein MPVKVVYILSDLDFALAFGWVAKHLNKEAISLEVILINHDRKETELERIFLAEHIPVHKVQAANGRRAVLTVGKVRMLLRKIRPQVVHCHMRRANIIGLTAAWLARIPKRVYTRHYAMQNHVYHPQAVKADLFVNSLATHIVAPSQVVKDTLLKKEKVYPGKVLIIEHGFDIAYFAKPNELDVNNLQNELNINDNQPVVGVIARYLELKGIQYIIPAFARLLQDFPDAVLLLANARGPYQSTIRHLLKDLPAHSYREIDFEKRLAALYGCMHSFVHVPVSADIEAFGQIYVEALAAGIPSVFTLSGIAHQFVVHKHNAWVVDYRNSDAIYEGLKALCTNQSLRADLIANGQKDVESFALDTFIRKTEALYV; encoded by the coding sequence ATGCCCGTTAAGGTTGTTTACATACTTTCGGATCTCGATTTTGCCCTTGCATTCGGGTGGGTTGCCAAACACCTGAACAAAGAAGCTATTTCACTGGAAGTTATCCTCATCAATCACGACAGGAAGGAAACTGAATTGGAGCGCATATTTTTGGCAGAACACATACCCGTACATAAGGTTCAGGCGGCAAATGGAAGGCGGGCAGTACTGACCGTAGGAAAAGTGCGGATGCTCCTCCGCAAAATACGACCGCAAGTAGTACACTGCCACATGAGACGAGCAAATATCATAGGACTCACAGCAGCATGGCTTGCGCGAATTCCAAAGAGAGTATATACCCGGCACTATGCTATGCAAAACCATGTGTATCACCCTCAAGCCGTAAAAGCCGACTTGTTTGTGAACAGTTTGGCTACTCACATTGTAGCTCCATCGCAAGTGGTGAAAGACACTCTGCTTAAAAAAGAAAAAGTTTACCCAGGCAAAGTATTGATCATTGAACACGGCTTTGACATTGCTTATTTTGCAAAGCCCAATGAGCTTGATGTGAACAATCTGCAGAATGAGCTGAACATAAACGACAACCAACCCGTAGTGGGAGTCATTGCCCGTTACCTCGAGCTAAAGGGCATTCAATATATTATCCCGGCTTTTGCGAGGCTACTGCAAGACTTTCCGGATGCCGTGCTTCTTTTGGCAAATGCACGCGGACCCTACCAGTCAACCATTCGTCATCTGCTAAAAGATTTGCCTGCTCACTCCTATCGTGAGATTGATTTTGAAAAAAGACTCGCAGCCTTGTATGGATGTATGCACAGCTTTGTGCATGTACCTGTGTCTGCTGACATTGAAGCTTTCGGGCAAATCTATGTGGAGGCGCTTGCGGCTGGAATTCCATCTGTGTTCACTCTTTCAGGCATTGCTCACCAATTTGTTGTACACAAGCACAACGCATGGGTGGTAGACTACAGGAACAGCGATGCCATTTACGAAGGGCTAAAGGCTCTTTGCACAAACCAATCACTGCGGGCAGATTTGATAGCGAATGGGCAAAAAGACGTGGAGAGCTTTGCGCTTGACACGTTTATCCGAAAAACCGAAGCCTTATATGTCTGA